Proteins from one Aureimonas sp. SA4125 genomic window:
- a CDS encoding ATP-binding protein, with protein sequence MMRRLRSLMRMTAVRLSAIYLALFAIFAVTLVVYVTATAAGILQSQARATIGEEIAELGRIYYNGGIVGLVRSIERRARQPGASLYLVTDATGRILAGNVASLQAGILDKSGFTDKAFGYERFADDTRDRYHLALAEIVALPNGMRVLVGRDQSEQERFRVIVQRALILALGLMTAGALFAWLIVGRRALKRLDQMSASSARILAGDLGERLPVTGAGDEFDRLSANLNTLLARVALLQEGLRQVSDNIAHDLKTPLTRLRNRAEGALADASAGGDPRAALESNIAEADQMIRTFDALLMISRVEAGFHPAEKDVSDVARIVADVAELYEPLAEDAGAKLVTSVAGPVEAHVSRELISQALSNLIDNALKYAARDGMETTVTVGLERRGDRCVLSVSDDGPGIPGDKRDRVLERFYRLDESRTKPGSGLGLSLVQAIAQLHGGHLALEDAAPGLRVVLDFPLDGKVVTRDEPPRLIAAS encoded by the coding sequence CTGATGCGCCGGCTGCGCTCGCTCATGCGGATGACGGCGGTCCGCCTGTCGGCGATCTATCTCGCGCTGTTTGCCATCTTCGCCGTCACGCTCGTCGTCTACGTCACCGCGACGGCCGCCGGCATCCTGCAGAGCCAGGCGCGGGCGACGATCGGCGAGGAGATCGCCGAGCTCGGCCGGATCTACTACAACGGCGGCATCGTCGGCCTCGTCCGGTCGATCGAGCGACGGGCGCGCCAGCCGGGCGCCTCGCTCTATCTCGTCACCGATGCGACGGGCAGGATCCTCGCCGGCAACGTCGCCAGCCTCCAGGCCGGAATCCTCGACAAGAGCGGCTTCACCGACAAGGCTTTCGGCTACGAGCGCTTCGCCGACGACACGAGGGACCGCTACCATCTGGCGCTTGCCGAGATCGTCGCTCTGCCGAACGGCATGCGTGTGCTCGTCGGCCGTGACCAGAGCGAGCAGGAGCGGTTTCGCGTCATCGTCCAGCGGGCGCTGATCCTCGCCCTCGGCCTGATGACGGCGGGCGCGCTCTTCGCCTGGCTGATCGTCGGGCGGCGCGCGCTGAAGCGGCTCGACCAGATGTCGGCCTCGAGCGCGCGGATCCTTGCCGGCGACCTCGGCGAGCGCCTGCCGGTCACCGGCGCCGGCGACGAGTTCGACCGCCTCTCGGCCAATCTCAATACGCTGCTCGCCCGTGTCGCGCTCCTGCAGGAGGGCCTGCGCCAGGTCTCCGACAACATCGCCCACGATCTGAAGACGCCGCTGACGCGCCTGCGCAACCGCGCCGAAGGGGCGCTCGCCGACGCTTCGGCCGGCGGCGATCCGCGCGCGGCGCTGGAAAGCAACATCGCCGAAGCCGACCAGATGATCCGCACCTTCGACGCGCTGTTGATGATCAGCCGCGTCGAAGCCGGATTTCATCCGGCGGAGAAGGACGTCAGCGACGTCGCGCGGATCGTCGCCGACGTCGCCGAGCTTTACGAGCCTCTGGCCGAGGATGCCGGTGCAAAGCTGGTGACCTCGGTCGCGGGCCCCGTCGAGGCGCATGTCAGCCGGGAGCTCATCAGCCAGGCGCTGTCCAACCTCATCGACAACGCGCTGAAATACGCCGCGCGCGACGGGATGGAGACGACGGTGACGGTCGGGCTCGAACGGCGCGGCGACCGCTGTGTCCTCTCGGTCTCCGACGACGGGCCGGGCATCCCCGGGGACAAGCGCGACCGGGTTCTGGAACGTTTCTACCGGCTCGACGAGAGCCGCACGAAGCCGGGCTCCGGCCTCGGCCTGTCGCTGGTGCAGGCGATCGCGCAACTGCACGGCGGGCATCTCGCCCTTGAGGATGCGGCGCCCGGCCTTAGAGTGGTCCTCGACTTCCCCCTCGACGGAAAGGTCGTGACCCGTGACGAACCGCCCAGGCTCATCGCCGCAAGCTGA
- a CDS encoding bifunctional [glutamine synthetase] adenylyltransferase/[glutamine synthetase]-adenylyl-L-tyrosine phosphorylase — protein MTNRPGSSPQAETLRLTIGGDADLVPLDAARAEAWIADLARQADASACPQLSALLRDVGNPDRARLGAVLDLSSHLNAVMLSRPDFLEQLFETEPRTRIAEITAALEAMPSEAASEASVMTQLREAKREVALLVALRELFGAADGRETTADLSDLAEAAVGAAVRFALLDLHNRGKLALPDPAHPETGCGLFVLGMGKLGGRELNYSSDIDLIVFFDPDVAAIVDADESVELFSKLVRRLIRLIGERTGDGYVFRTDLRLRPDPGAMPLAIPVPAAITYYEASGRNWERAAMIKARVVAGDPEAGADFLDEITPFVWRKYLDYAAIAEIQSMKDRIDRHRGFDGIGVAGHNVKLGPGGIREVEFFAQTQQLIAGGRRPELRLRRTEETLVALAEGGWITRDVAAEMTEAYWFLRRVEHAIQMVADEQTHTLPEDAEGLERVARLTGFADLAGFSQALLPRMTRVETLFASLFAQRTEPDDTLPKVGGFLGGEDEAGVTAYLAGLGFQRPGDIARILRGWGAGRIRATRAEATRRQLASVLPAMLEAFSRASDPDAAMAAFDGFVSRLPAGLQFFSILASNPRLLDLLALVISAAPRLAETISHRPHVFDALLDPAFYREVPTAAVMQERLAAFLADADGYEERLVRLRLFASEQKFLVGARLLSGAIEGETAGAVYSAIADVVLAAAFAAVEKEFARAHGRIAGGRAALLGMGRLGSHELTEGSDVDLLLLYDHDEGAEESDGPRPLATTTYYARLTQRLIAALTAPMGEGILYEVDFRLRPSGNKGPLATHLGAFRRYQENEAWTWERMALTRSRPIAGDPGLRQAAAATVRDILALPRDPAAVRADVAAMRARIGRDKPARGPLDLKLIAGGLIDLEFIAQWAFLAGHVPLDLVGRPTAEVLGYLEGPTDLPNGNVPLTLRSSADAYTRIIQLTRLGPGGAHTVAALPRGLVKRVAEALGLTAPEDIEPAVAAMAAAVRQTFERLLPTDGKDGV, from the coding sequence GTGACGAACCGCCCAGGCTCATCGCCGCAAGCTGAAACGCTCCGGCTGACGATCGGCGGCGACGCCGACCTCGTCCCGCTCGACGCCGCCAGAGCCGAGGCCTGGATCGCCGATCTCGCCCGGCAGGCCGATGCGAGCGCGTGCCCGCAGCTTTCCGCCCTTCTGCGTGACGTGGGCAACCCGGACCGGGCGCGCCTTGGCGCGGTCCTCGATCTGTCGAGCCATCTGAACGCCGTGATGCTGTCGCGGCCGGACTTCCTCGAACAGCTGTTCGAGACCGAGCCGCGGACCCGCATCGCCGAAATCACCGCCGCGCTGGAGGCGATGCCGTCCGAAGCGGCGAGCGAGGCGTCGGTCATGACGCAGCTGCGCGAGGCCAAGCGCGAGGTGGCGCTGCTGGTCGCGCTGCGCGAGCTTTTCGGCGCCGCCGACGGACGCGAGACGACGGCCGATCTCTCCGATCTCGCCGAGGCCGCCGTCGGCGCGGCGGTGCGCTTCGCGCTGCTGGATCTGCACAACCGCGGCAAGCTCGCGCTGCCCGATCCGGCGCATCCCGAAACCGGGTGCGGCCTCTTCGTCCTCGGCATGGGCAAGCTCGGCGGGCGCGAGCTGAACTATTCCAGCGACATCGACCTGATCGTCTTCTTCGACCCCGACGTTGCCGCGATCGTCGATGCCGACGAGAGCGTCGAGCTGTTTTCCAAGCTGGTGCGGCGGCTGATCCGGCTGATCGGCGAGCGCACCGGCGACGGCTACGTCTTCCGCACCGACCTGCGCCTGCGCCCCGACCCTGGCGCCATGCCGCTGGCGATCCCGGTGCCGGCGGCGATCACCTATTACGAGGCGTCGGGTCGAAACTGGGAGCGCGCCGCGATGATCAAGGCGCGTGTCGTCGCCGGCGACCCCGAGGCGGGCGCCGACTTCCTCGACGAGATCACCCCCTTCGTCTGGCGCAAATATCTGGACTACGCCGCCATCGCCGAGATCCAGTCGATGAAGGACCGGATCGATCGGCACCGCGGCTTCGACGGCATCGGCGTCGCCGGCCACAATGTGAAGCTCGGGCCCGGCGGCATCCGCGAGGTCGAGTTCTTCGCCCAGACCCAGCAGCTGATCGCCGGCGGCCGCAGGCCGGAGCTGCGCCTGCGCCGCACCGAGGAGACGCTCGTCGCCCTGGCCGAGGGCGGCTGGATCACGCGCGACGTCGCGGCCGAGATGACCGAGGCCTACTGGTTCCTGCGCCGCGTCGAGCATGCCATCCAGATGGTCGCCGACGAGCAGACCCACACCCTGCCGGAGGATGCCGAAGGGCTCGAGCGGGTGGCGCGGTTGACGGGATTCGCCGACCTTGCCGGTTTCTCGCAGGCGCTGCTGCCGCGCATGACGCGGGTGGAAACGCTGTTTGCCAGTCTCTTTGCCCAGCGCACCGAGCCCGACGACACGCTGCCGAAGGTCGGCGGCTTTCTCGGCGGCGAGGACGAGGCGGGCGTCACCGCCTACCTTGCCGGCCTCGGCTTCCAGAGGCCGGGCGACATCGCCCGCATCCTGCGCGGCTGGGGTGCCGGGCGGATCCGCGCGACGCGCGCCGAGGCGACGCGGCGCCAGCTCGCCAGCGTCCTGCCGGCCATGCTCGAAGCCTTTTCGCGCGCGAGCGATCCCGATGCGGCGATGGCCGCCTTCGACGGCTTCGTCTCGCGCCTGCCGGCGGGGCTCCAGTTCTTCTCGATTCTCGCCTCCAATCCGCGCCTTCTCGACCTCCTCGCCCTCGTGATCTCGGCCGCGCCGCGGCTCGCGGAGACGATCTCGCACCGGCCGCATGTCTTCGACGCGCTCCTCGACCCCGCCTTCTACCGCGAGGTGCCGACGGCAGCGGTGATGCAGGAACGGCTCGCCGCTTTCCTTGCCGACGCCGACGGCTACGAGGAGCGGCTGGTGCGCCTCCGGCTGTTTGCCTCCGAGCAGAAGTTTCTCGTCGGCGCGCGGCTCCTGTCGGGCGCGATCGAGGGAGAGACGGCGGGCGCGGTCTATTCCGCCATCGCCGACGTCGTCCTCGCCGCCGCCTTCGCCGCCGTCGAGAAGGAGTTCGCGCGGGCGCATGGGAGGATTGCCGGCGGGCGGGCGGCGCTCCTCGGCATGGGGCGTCTCGGCAGCCACGAGCTGACGGAGGGCTCGGACGTCGACCTCCTCCTCCTTTACGACCATGACGAGGGCGCCGAGGAATCGGACGGGCCGCGGCCGCTCGCCACCACCACCTACTACGCCCGCCTGACCCAGCGCCTGATCGCCGCCCTTACCGCGCCGATGGGGGAGGGCATCCTCTACGAGGTCGATTTCCGCCTCCGCCCCTCGGGCAACAAGGGACCGCTCGCCACCCATCTCGGCGCCTTCCGGCGCTATCAGGAGAACGAGGCCTGGACCTGGGAGCGCATGGCGCTGACGCGCTCGCGGCCGATCGCCGGGGATCCGGGACTGCGGCAGGCGGCCGCCGCCACCGTGCGCGACATCCTCGCTCTGCCGCGCGATCCGGCAGCGGTTCGAGCCGACGTCGCGGCGATGCGGGCCCGGATCGGGCGCGACAAGCCGGCACGCGGACCGCTCGACCTCAAACTCATCGCCGGCGGCCTGATCGACCTGGAATTCATCGCGCAATGGGCCTTTCTCGCCGGCCATGTGCCGCTCGACCTCGTCGGCCGCCCGACCGCCGAGGTGCTCGGCTATCTCGAGGGGCCGACGGACTTACCGAATGGTAATGTGCCGCTCACTTTGCGTTCATCCGCCGACGCCTACACCAGGATCATACAACTGACCCGGCTGGGTCCCGGCGGTGCCCACACCGTCGCGGCGCTTCCCCGGGGGCTGGTGAAACGGGTGGCCGAGGCCCTTGGTCTTACCGCTCCCGAGGACATCGAGCCGGCAGTTGCAGCAATGGCCGCCGCCGTGCGCCAGACGTTCGAGCGGCTGCTACCCACGGATGGCAAGGACGGCGTCTGA
- a CDS encoding GNAT family N-acetyltransferase produces the protein MQLLETTVTQFELRQRPSRHQHAPDIRRRLLLQDVPRIPLSYYSYLYQVVGRAHHWTSRLLPAKQLAHEIHVDGIAVHVLSVDGAPAGWFELDWARKPGETRLVHFGMLPDFRGLGLARYLLSEAIFAGFAVGNPVMTLETNTLDHPAARRLYVEAGFVPVSHKTVSTRAIEA, from the coding sequence GTGCAGCTTCTCGAAACCACCGTCACGCAGTTCGAGCTGCGTCAGCGGCCGAGCCGCCACCAGCATGCGCCCGATATCCGGCGAAGGCTCCTGTTGCAGGACGTGCCGCGCATCCCGCTGTCCTATTATTCCTATCTCTACCAGGTGGTGGGACGGGCGCATCACTGGACCTCGCGCCTCCTGCCGGCCAAGCAGCTGGCGCACGAAATCCACGTCGACGGCATCGCCGTCCATGTCCTCTCGGTCGACGGCGCGCCGGCCGGCTGGTTCGAGCTCGACTGGGCGCGCAAGCCCGGCGAGACGCGGCTGGTGCATTTCGGCATGCTGCCCGATTTCCGCGGCCTCGGCCTTGCCCGGTATCTCCTGTCCGAGGCGATCTTCGCGGGCTTTGCCGTGGGCAATCCGGTGATGACGCTGGAGACGAACACACTCGATCATCCGGCCGCCCGCCGTCTCTACGTCGAGGCCGGCTTCGTCCCGGTGAGCCACAAGACCGTCTCGACACGGGCCATCGAGGCGTAA
- the sseA gene encoding 3-mercaptopyruvate sulfurtransferase → MSQNPLLIKPADLAARLGEPRLKIVDASWYLPAQNRAARAEFEAGHVPGAVFFDQDAIVAPGSPLPHTIPPAEVFAEAVGALGIAETDTIVVYDGMGLFSAPRVWWLFRTFGARRVLLLDGGFPAWTEGGLPTETGAASPAPDTFTPRFDAGAVATLADMREHVGARDIQIADARPLDRFAAEVPEPRPGVRAGHMPGARSLPIGLLAENGRLKSPEALRAVFTEAGIDPGQPVVTTCGSGVTAAVISLALESVGNRSAKLYDGSWTEWGSAPDTPVETGRPAENPGPDGVQ, encoded by the coding sequence ATGAGCCAGAACCCCCTCCTCATCAAGCCCGCCGACCTCGCCGCCCGCCTCGGCGAGCCCAGGCTCAAGATCGTCGACGCCTCCTGGTACCTGCCGGCGCAGAACCGTGCGGCGCGGGCCGAGTTCGAGGCGGGCCACGTGCCGGGCGCGGTGTTCTTCGATCAGGACGCCATCGTCGCGCCCGGTTCCCCGCTGCCGCACACGATCCCGCCCGCGGAGGTGTTTGCCGAAGCGGTCGGCGCCCTTGGGATCGCCGAAACGGATACGATCGTCGTCTATGACGGCATGGGCCTCTTCTCGGCCCCGCGGGTCTGGTGGCTGTTTCGAACTTTCGGTGCCCGCCGCGTGCTGCTGCTCGACGGCGGCTTTCCTGCCTGGACGGAAGGCGGCCTCCCCACGGAGACCGGTGCGGCGAGCCCTGCCCCGGATACCTTCACGCCGCGCTTCGACGCCGGTGCCGTCGCGACGCTCGCCGACATGCGCGAGCATGTCGGCGCACGCGATATCCAGATCGCCGATGCCCGTCCGCTCGACCGCTTCGCCGCCGAAGTGCCCGAGCCGCGGCCGGGCGTGCGCGCCGGCCACATGCCGGGCGCCCGCTCCTTGCCCATCGGCCTCCTCGCCGAGAACGGCCGCTTGAAATCACCCGAGGCGCTGCGCGCGGTCTTCACGGAGGCCGGCATCGATCCCGGCCAGCCCGTCGTCACCACCTGCGGCTCGGGCGTCACCGCCGCGGTGATCAGCCTTGCCCTCGAATCCGTCGGCAACCGCTCGGCGAAACTCTATGACGGCTCCTGGACGGAATGGGGCTCGGCGCCGGACACGCCTGTCGAGACCGGCCGGCCGGCCGAGAACCCCGGACCGGACGGGGTGCAGTAA
- a CDS encoding alanyl-tRNA editing protein: protein METIQAYQDDAYLSTMESRLLRLDGEDGLVFDATNFYATGGGQPGDTGFIETSDGRQIAVVDTVYAADRSCIVLRAEPGAALPPPGETLVLHVDWARRYRMMRMHTALHLLTVVCPFPVTGAAVGPEESRIDFDIPEADLDKGAVTAELMALVDANHPVFTRWITDAELDADPGLVKSANVRPPRGTGRIRLVCIGEDAEIDAQPCGGTHVLETQEVGEVHVGKIEKKGKANRRLRLRFGPMPA from the coding sequence ATGGAGACCATCCAGGCCTATCAGGACGACGCCTATCTCTCGACCATGGAGTCAAGGCTCCTGCGCCTCGACGGTGAGGACGGCCTCGTCTTCGACGCCACGAACTTCTACGCCACGGGCGGCGGCCAGCCCGGCGACACCGGTTTCATCGAGACGTCGGACGGGCGGCAGATCGCCGTCGTCGACACCGTCTATGCGGCGGACCGCAGCTGCATCGTCCTGCGCGCAGAGCCTGGCGCCGCATTGCCCCCGCCGGGCGAGACGCTGGTCCTGCACGTCGACTGGGCCAGACGGTACAGGATGATGCGGATGCATACCGCCCTGCATCTTCTGACCGTCGTCTGCCCCTTTCCCGTTACGGGCGCCGCTGTCGGGCCGGAAGAGAGCCGGATCGACTTCGATATTCCCGAGGCCGATCTCGACAAGGGCGCCGTCACGGCAGAGCTGATGGCGCTGGTCGACGCCAATCACCCCGTCTTCACGCGCTGGATCACCGATGCCGAGCTCGACGCCGACCCGGGCCTGGTGAAGTCTGCCAATGTCCGCCCGCCGCGCGGCACCGGGCGCATCCGCCTCGTCTGCATCGGCGAGGACGCCGAGATCGACGCCCAGCCCTGCGGCGGCACGCATGTCCTCGAGACGCAGGAGGTCGGCGAGGTGCATGTCGGCAAGATCGAGAAAAAGGGCAAGGCCAACCGCCGCCTTCGCCTGCGCTTCGGTCCGATGCCAGCCTGA
- a CDS encoding cysteine synthase A, whose translation MLRHTNVLDAIGNTPLIRLKRASEETGCEIYGKAEFLNPGQSVKDRAGVFIIRDAEEKGLIAPGGLIVEGTAGNTGIGLALVANVLGYRTVIVIPETQSEEKKEALRLLGAELIEVPAVPYKNPNNYVKLSGRLAAQLASTHPQGAIWANQFDNLANRDGHVVTTAEEIWHATSGEIDGFICAVGTGGTLAGTAMGLKRRSGHIKIGLADPMGASLYSYYTTGELKSEGSSITEGIGQGRITGNLEGFAPDFAYQIPDAEAVKIVFDLIGEEGLCLGGSSGINIAGAIRMAREMGPGHTIVTVLCDYGNRYQSKLFNPEFLRSKGLPTPAWLEAGAPAYDVPFEPVD comes from the coding sequence ATGCTCAGACACACCAATGTTCTCGACGCCATCGGCAACACGCCGCTGATCCGCCTGAAGCGGGCATCGGAAGAGACCGGCTGCGAGATCTACGGCAAGGCGGAGTTCCTCAATCCCGGCCAGTCGGTGAAGGATCGGGCGGGCGTCTTCATCATCCGCGACGCCGAGGAGAAGGGGCTGATCGCGCCGGGCGGCCTCATCGTCGAGGGCACCGCCGGCAATACCGGCATCGGGCTCGCGCTGGTCGCGAACGTCCTCGGCTACCGCACCGTGATCGTCATTCCGGAGACGCAGAGCGAGGAAAAGAAGGAGGCGCTGCGGCTGCTCGGGGCCGAGCTGATCGAGGTTCCCGCCGTTCCCTACAAGAACCCGAACAACTACGTGAAGCTTTCCGGGCGCCTCGCCGCGCAACTGGCGTCGACGCATCCGCAAGGGGCGATCTGGGCCAACCAGTTCGACAACCTCGCCAACCGCGACGGCCATGTCGTCACGACGGCCGAGGAGATCTGGCATGCAACCTCCGGCGAGATCGACGGCTTCATCTGCGCCGTCGGCACCGGTGGCACGCTCGCCGGCACGGCCATGGGCCTGAAACGGCGTTCCGGCCACATCAAGATCGGCCTCGCCGATCCGATGGGCGCCTCGCTCTACAGCTACTACACGACGGGCGAGCTGAAATCGGAAGGGTCTTCGATCACCGAGGGCATCGGCCAGGGCCGCATCACCGGCAATCTCGAAGGTTTTGCGCCCGACTTCGCGTATCAGATACCGGACGCGGAGGCCGTGAAGATCGTCTTCGACCTCATCGGCGAAGAGGGGCTGTGCCTCGGCGGCTCGTCGGGCATCAACATCGCCGGCGCGATCCGCATGGCGCGCGAGATGGGTCCCGGCCACACCATCGTGACCGTCCTCTGCGACTACGGCAACCGCTACCAGTCGAAGCTCTTCAACCCCGAATTCCTGCGCTCCAAGGGCCTGCCGACGCCGGCCTGGCTGGAAGCCGGCGCGCCCGCCTACGACGTGCCCTTCGAGCCTGTCGACTGA